The window CTCGTCGATCTCCTCCGATGAGATGATGACGGTGCACCAATGGTCGGCCGCTGAGAGAATCTCGTCGTACATGGCCTCGCGGCGCTTCGGCGTCAGCTTCTTGGAGTCCTTGACCCCTATGGCCTTCAGGGCGGAATCGTCCCCGGCGTAGACCACACCGACAACCAGAGGGCCCATCACAGAACCCCTTCCCGCCTCGTCGACCCCGCAAAGCATCAGCCATCTACCAAAATAACTGTAGGCCTACATCATTTTAAAGTAGTTTCGAGATAGCACGTTCGATGACGCTCAAGTGTGACCTTCAGTACGGAAAGGGAGAATCCCAGTACAGACTCACCCGTGTAGGGGTCAAAGGTGTACGTAAACCGATCCTCGTTCAGAGGGAAGGGATCAACGGGACCCTGAACAACATCCTGAACTGCAGTATCGACATCTATGTCGACCTCCCGAAGGACCAGAAGGGTTCGCACATGTCCAGGAACGTGGAGGTCCTGAACGAGATCGTCGAGGACTCCGTCAGGCACCCCATCACAGCCATCGAGGATGTGGCCGCGGAGATCTGCAAAAAGCTTATGGTCCACCACGAGTACGCCCAGGAGGGAGAGGTCAGCATCGAGGCGGAGTACTTCCGCGCATCCAAGACCCCGTTGGGCAAGGACACATTCGAGTCATACACCATCCTTTCCGGAGGGCACATCACCCGCGGAGGGGAGATCACCAAGATGATCGGGGTCGAGGTCATCGGAATGACCGCATGTCCCTGCGGACAGCAGACAGTCACGGAGATGCTAGACATCCACAGCGAGCACCCCGTCATGACCCACAACCAGAGGAACGTATGCAGCATCACGGTCTACATGCCCATGGATGTCAACGTGGAGGCGGACGACCTCATCGACCTGGTCGAGGACTCGTTCTCGTCGCCGACGTACG of the methanogenic archaeon mixed culture ISO4-G1 genome contains:
- a CDS encoding GTP cyclohydrolase — encoded protein: MTLKCDLQYGKGESQYRLTRVGVKGVRKPILVQREGINGTLNNILNCSIDIYVDLPKDQKGSHMSRNVEVLNEIVEDSVRHPITAIEDVAAEICKKLMVHHEYAQEGEVSIEAEYFRASKTPLGKDTFESYTILSGGHITRGGEITKMIGVEVIGMTACPCGQQTVTEMLDIHSEHPVMTHNQRNVCSITVYMPMDVNVEADDLIDLVEDSFSSPTYELLKRPDEGQVIINAHSKTRFVEDVVRCVLDNFVKRYPDLPDEVFVDVISDSEESIHKHDAFAEREATLGELRSENQ